Genomic window (Magnetospirillum sp. 15-1):
TCTCCCGAAACGGGGCAGCATGCGGACCAGCACGTCGTCCCGGAGGACGAAATGGTGGCGAAGGGCGGCGGTCACGTGACCCATCAGGGTGGCGATCAGCAGCCAGGCGCCGATCATGTGGGTACCCTTGGCCAGGGCGTTGAGATCGCGGGGCAGGGGCAGATGGGGCAGGTCGACCACGCCGAACAGGATGGTCGGAATGTTGTAGGGCGAGGTGGAGACCACCGCCCAGCCGGCCAGCGGCAGGCCCAGCATCAGGCCGTAGAGCGCCCAGTGCCCGGCATGGGCC
Coding sequences:
- a CDS encoding cytochrome b, with product MTARNRYDAVAVGLHWLMAAAILALLGLGFVMTGLKPGSPLQFKLYQLHKSVGVLVFGLAVLRLGWRLGHQPPPLPAAMGPGERLLAHAGHWALYGLMLGLPLAGWAVVSTSPYNIPTILFGVVDLPHLPLPRDLNALAKGTHMIGAWLLIATLMGHVTAALRHHFVLRDDVLVRMLPRFGRE